From a single Labrenzia sp. PHM005 genomic region:
- the flgK gene encoding flagellar hook-associated protein FlgK, translating into MSLSVALQVAQSALAARQTESAVVARNITGAQDPGYSRKSVMLSTAYTDSGQAGGLRVNGVSRLADSALYSSLLASTSTGSSQQAILTGLGRLAETVGDTGLEMSPAARLGELQLSLQNYASDPNNIVMAQETLQTAKNMAESLKSSSALVQDVRANADADMATSVKDINTLLGKLEDLNSVIVKGTQSGADVTDALDSRDQVLLSLSEEIGITTLDRANGDVVVYTDSGVTLFETTARSVTFAPTTVYNATTVGNSVIVDGVPVAGPGAIMPISSGRLHGLAELRDTTAVSYQNQLDEVARGLIEAFAESDQSLGGNPDQAGLFTWSGAPAVPATATLSVGLASDIIVNPNADPDQGGSLDRIRDGGLSDPLDPNYDYNPTNAAGYSDRLQELVGALDSDRTFDPAVGLDPDASLLGFAASSVSWVESGRKTMTSNVEIQSVIVGRTAENLNNTKGVNIDEELTLLLEIERAYAAASRLITAVDSMLDDLLAAAR; encoded by the coding sequence ATGAGTTTGTCCGTCGCCCTGCAGGTGGCTCAGTCCGCGCTGGCTGCCCGCCAGACAGAATCCGCAGTGGTCGCCCGCAATATCACGGGCGCCCAGGATCCTGGATATTCGCGCAAATCCGTAATGCTCAGCACGGCCTATACAGACTCCGGCCAAGCCGGCGGTTTGCGGGTCAACGGAGTTTCGAGGCTGGCGGACAGCGCGCTCTATTCTTCGTTGCTGGCCTCAACCTCGACCGGCTCCTCTCAACAAGCAATCCTCACCGGTTTGGGGCGGCTAGCCGAAACGGTGGGCGATACCGGTCTTGAAATGTCACCGGCAGCCAGGCTGGGAGAACTGCAACTGTCTTTGCAAAATTATGCTTCTGATCCGAACAATATCGTTATGGCGCAGGAGACCTTGCAGACCGCCAAGAATATGGCGGAAAGCCTGAAATCCAGTTCCGCTCTCGTTCAGGACGTACGGGCAAACGCCGACGCCGACATGGCGACATCCGTCAAGGATATCAACACGCTGCTTGGTAAGCTTGAAGATCTCAATTCCGTCATCGTCAAGGGTACACAATCTGGAGCCGATGTCACCGATGCACTCGACAGCCGGGATCAGGTTCTCTTGTCGCTGTCCGAAGAAATCGGGATTACAACGCTGGACCGGGCCAACGGCGATGTTGTTGTCTATACCGACAGCGGTGTGACGCTATTTGAGACGACAGCTCGGTCGGTCACGTTTGCGCCGACGACAGTCTATAACGCTACAACGGTGGGAAATTCGGTAATCGTCGATGGGGTTCCTGTCGCGGGGCCGGGGGCCATCATGCCGATCTCATCCGGGCGTTTGCATGGGCTGGCAGAGCTTCGGGACACGACTGCCGTGTCTTATCAAAACCAGTTGGATGAAGTCGCCCGCGGTTTGATTGAAGCCTTTGCCGAAAGTGACCAAAGCCTGGGCGGTAATCCGGATCAGGCGGGCCTGTTTACTTGGTCCGGGGCTCCAGCTGTACCAGCAACAGCCACACTGTCGGTTGGCCTTGCGTCCGATATCATCGTGAACCCCAACGCGGACCCGGACCAAGGCGGCAGCCTGGACCGTATCCGAGATGGCGGTCTGTCCGATCCGCTCGACCCAAACTACGACTACAACCCTACAAATGCCGCTGGTTATTCAGACCGGCTTCAAGAATTGGTTGGTGCATTGGACAGCGACCGGACCTTTGACCCGGCGGTTGGACTTGACCCGGATGCAAGTCTCTTGGGCTTTGCCGCGTCATCGGTGAGCTGGGTTGAAAGCGGCCGCAAGACGATGACGAGCAACGTCGAAATCCAATCGGTGATTGTCGGCCGGACAGCAGAAAATCTGAACAACACCAAAGGCGTCAACATCGATGAGGAGCTGACCCTGCTTCTTGAAATCGAACGGGCCTATGCAGCTGCATCCAGGCTGATCACTGCCGTTGACTCCATGCTTGATGATCTCTTGGCCGCTGCGAGGTAA